The following are from one region of the Paenibacillus sp. genome:
- a CDS encoding ABC transporter permease: MLERIRRSPHWPLHLMLLPGVVLVLVYSYGPLLGLVIAFQRFLPAKGIFASQWIGLDNFAYVLELPDSMRVLWNTVLIAFFKIVVGFVVPVVVALLLNEVRKEVFKRTVQTMIYLPHFLSWIILGGILIDILSPSTGIVNAFLAGLGVEPIFFLGDNAWFRPVLVLSDVWKEFGFNTIVYLAALTAINPSLYEAAIVDGAGRWKQTLHITLPGMMPIIVLTLTLSLGNVLNAGFDQVFNLYSPQVYETGDIIDTFVYRIGLVDAQYGVATAVGLFKSVVSFVFISISYYLAYRFANYRIF; encoded by the coding sequence ATGCTGGAGCGCATCCGGAGATCGCCGCATTGGCCGCTGCATCTGATGCTGCTGCCCGGCGTCGTTTTGGTGCTTGTTTACAGTTACGGACCGCTGCTCGGTCTCGTCATCGCGTTTCAACGGTTTTTGCCGGCCAAAGGCATTTTCGCGTCCCAATGGATCGGGCTCGATAATTTCGCTTACGTCTTGGAGCTGCCCGACTCGATGCGGGTGCTGTGGAATACGGTGCTCATCGCGTTTTTCAAAATCGTCGTCGGCTTCGTCGTTCCGGTCGTCGTCGCGCTGCTGCTGAATGAAGTGCGCAAGGAGGTTTTCAAACGAACCGTCCAAACGATGATCTATTTGCCGCACTTCCTGTCTTGGATTATTCTCGGGGGCATTTTGATCGACATTTTGTCGCCGTCGACCGGCATCGTCAACGCGTTCCTCGCGGGGCTGGGCGTCGAGCCGATTTTTTTCCTGGGGGACAACGCTTGGTTTCGGCCGGTGCTCGTCCTCTCCGACGTGTGGAAGGAGTTCGGTTTTAACACGATTGTATATTTGGCGGCGCTCACCGCGATCAACCCTTCCCTGTACGAAGCCGCCATCGTCGACGGCGCCGGCCGCTGGAAGCAGACGCTGCACATTACGCTGCCGGGCATGATGCCGATTATCGTGCTGACGCTGACGCTCAGCTTAGGCAATGTGCTGAACGCCGGGTTCGACCAAGTGTTCAATTTATACAGCCCTCAAGTGTACGAGACGGGGGACATCATCGATACGTTCGTGTACCGAATCGGCCTCGTGGACGCTCAATACGGGGTTGCGACCGCCGTCGGCCTATTCAAATCGGTCGTGTCGTTCGTTTTCATTTCGATTTCGTACTACCTCGCGTACAGGTTCGCGAATTACCGGATTTTCTAA
- a CDS encoding carbohydrate ABC transporter permease, protein MVEQLGFGRRLFLAVNYALLAALALLCLLPLVHVLAVSFSSSHAATAGLVKLWPVDVTLSSYEFVLAKPAFLKSVGVTLQRVLLGVAVNMLLTILIAYPLAKETNKFPYRTAYVWFFVVTMLFHGGLIPLYMTVKYTGVMNTIWALVLPGAVPVFNVVLLLNFFRGLPKELEEAAFMDGAGHWTTLWRVIVPLSAPALATITLFATVGHWNSWFDGLIFMNSPERYPLQSYLQTVVINRDLALMSSTDLKSLSEVSDRTAKAAQIFLGALPILLVYPFLQRFFMKGIVLGSVKE, encoded by the coding sequence GTGGTTGAGCAACTCGGCTTCGGGCGGAGGCTGTTCCTGGCGGTCAATTACGCTCTGCTCGCCGCGCTCGCCCTGTTGTGCCTGCTGCCGCTCGTGCACGTGCTGGCCGTGTCGTTCAGCTCGAGCCACGCGGCGACGGCGGGACTCGTGAAGCTGTGGCCCGTCGATGTTACGCTCAGTTCGTACGAATTCGTGCTCGCCAAGCCGGCGTTCCTGAAATCGGTCGGCGTAACGCTGCAGCGGGTCCTGCTCGGCGTCGCGGTCAACATGCTGCTGACGATCCTGATCGCGTACCCGCTCGCGAAAGAAACGAACAAATTTCCGTACCGCACCGCATACGTCTGGTTTTTCGTCGTGACGATGCTGTTTCACGGCGGATTGATTCCGCTATATATGACCGTGAAATACACCGGCGTCATGAATACAATTTGGGCGCTCGTCCTTCCGGGAGCCGTGCCGGTATTCAACGTCGTGCTGCTGTTAAATTTTTTCCGCGGGCTGCCGAAGGAGCTTGAGGAGGCGGCGTTCATGGACGGCGCCGGCCATTGGACGACGCTGTGGCGCGTAATCGTTCCGCTGTCCGCGCCGGCGCTTGCGACCATTACGCTGTTCGCCACGGTCGGGCACTGGAATTCTTGGTTCGACGGTCTCATTTTCATGAATTCGCCGGAACGTTACCCGCTGCAGAGCTACCTGCAAACCGTCGTCATCAACCGGGATTTGGCGCTAATGTCGTCGACCGACTTGAAATCGCTGTCCGAAGTGAGCGACCGCACGGCGAAAGCGGCCCAAATTTTCCTCGGCGCGCTGCCGATTTTGCTGGTGTACCCGTTCCTTCAGCGGTTCTTTATGAAGGGCATCGTGCTCGGGAGCGTGAAGGAATAG